Below is a genomic region from Rouxiella chamberiensis.
GCGTTCCCGCTCCCAACGTCCAACCCAGGTCGGCTCGATGTGTTTGCATTCAGCCAGCGCGACTGCCTGATTCAGCGCCATCCAGCAGGCCATTTTCGACTGCGTGTAATGTTGAAGTTCGGGCAGTTCCCATATCCCGGAATCTTTCTGCCGCCAGGTGTCGGCGCAGTGGTTAGCCAACTGCCCCAGCAGGCGCGAGGTTTCGAGATCAAGAACATGCCCCGCTTTGGTAAACAGCACGGCGGTGTCCAGCACGTCGCCGTAGTTGCTAAGCTGCAACTGGGAGGCGGCGTTGTTGCCGCGTCTAACAGGTTGTTCACCACGATATCCCTGAACGGGGATCATCGTCTCTTCGGGAACCGGTGAGCCATCCAGACGGAAACAGGTTCGCATTTCCCCGCCGCTGGCATTCAGCGCCTCGGTAAGCCAGGAGAAAGCCGCCTGACAGTCATCGAGTGCGCCCGTGTAGAGGAATGATTTGATTATCATGCAGGCGTCGCGCACCCAGGCATAGCGATAATCATAATTTTTGCCGCTGCCCTTGCCTTCGGGCAGGCTGGTGGTTGCCGCCGCCGCGAGCGCGCCGGTCGGTGAATACCAAAGGAATTTCAGCGCCAGCGCAGAACGCAACACGTGTTCTTTATAGTCGCCCTCATAGCTCAGGCTATCGACCCAGCTTTTCCAGGCGATATCGCTGGTGTCGATGTGCTTGTCTATCCTGTCAAGCGACGGAACCGCCAACGGTTTATTCTCCGTCACCAGTAGCGCCGCGAGTTGGCGCTCACCCGCACTGACGGTAAAGGTCGCTTCCACCCCTTCATCGCTGCAAGAAGTAAGCGAAATGTCCTCGTGCAGGCGCAGCATCAAATGCAGTTTCCCGACGTGCCACACCGTGCCGTGCGCGGAATCGTGCATCCACGGCATACGGGAATCGCCCGCAGTGCCGATACGCAGTTTCAGATAGACCGCGACAGAACCTTCCAGCCCTTCGATACGGCGCGCCAGTTCGTTCCACGGCAGACGGCCTGCCAATGTACTGTTTACCGATTCTGTCACGCGAATTTTGCCGTTTTCGGTTTCGTATAACGTTTCCAGCACGTTGCTGTTTTCACGATACTGCCGCGTCATACGATAAGGTTCGCTCGGGACAATCTGGAAATAGCCGCCCTTTTCGGCGTCGAGCAAGCGGTCGAACAGCGGGGGGAATCCAGATGCGGTACACACCACCAATCCGCCGAGCCGTCTGGAGCAAGAAGAGTCACGGTGCGCCCTTCTCCGACCACGGCATAATCGCCTGTATCGCAGAAGCCATCGCTGTCTCGAGGTTCACTCGGATAGTTTTTATCGGTCACACAGTATTCCTTCTGTCAAAAAAAATTCCTGAAAGTGTGAAGTGCGTAACTTGAAATATTCACTCCATTCCATAAGCCTAGCATCTGACTGAAAATTTTCTCGAAAGTAGAAATTAAAGGGTGACGGCGGACGTTTTGAACTTTAGCATCTTGGGCTAACGCATGAAGGCGCACAGTCGGCTATGTTAGAAACTCAGTTTCGATTCAGGTTTCTGAATAACGTCCTGAACGGTAGCGCTATCCTGTAGTAACCTGATGAGTTTTCCCGTTTACTTAAAAGAGAAAAGCACTATGGCCCAACTAGACAATAAAATTCCCGCCACGCTGATTCCAGGCGACGGTATCGGACCGGAAGTCGTTGAAGCAACTGTCAAAATTCTTGATGCGTTGGGTCAGCCGTTCGAGTGGGATATTCAGCAGGCAGGCGTTGCGGGCGTCGAAGCTTCGGGCGATCCACTGCCACAGGCTACCCTCGACAGCATTCGCAAGAATCGTCTGGCGCTGAAAGGTCCATTGGCCACGCCAATCGGTGGCGGTTTCCGCTCTTCAAACGTCAGACTGCGTGAAGAGTTTGAACTTTATGCCAACGTACGCCCTGCCCGCACTCTGGTTCCGGGCCGTTTCGAAGACATCGATCTGGTGCTGTTCCGCGAAAATCTGGGCGGCTTCTATGTTTCCCATGAATACTACATTCCGGTCGGTGATGACCCTAAAGCGGTGGCCGTTTCCACAGGGATGAACACCCGCGAAGGCAGCAAACGTATTGCTCGTTATGCGTTTGAATACGCAATCAAGAACAACCGCAAGAAAATCACCATCGTGCACAAGGCCAACATCCTCAAGGCACTGACCGGTATTTTCCTGGAAGCGGCGCGTGAAGTAGCCAAAGAGTACGAAGGTCGCGTGGAAGTGGACGACATGATTGTCGATGCCTGCTCCATGCAACTGGTTCTGAACCCGTGGCGTTTCGATATGCTGCTGTGTACCAACCTGGTTCGGCGATATTCTGTCTGACCAAATCGCAGGTCTGGTCGGCGGTCTGGGCATGGCTCCAGGTGCCAACATTGGTAAAGACGTGGCTATCTTCGAAGCCGTGCACGGCACCGCGCCGGACATCGCAGGTAAAAACCTCGCGAACCCGATCTCCTTGCTGCTGGCAGCGGCCATGATGCTGGATCACGTCAGCCTGGGCGATTTGGCTACCCGTCTGCGTACCGCAATCTATGAAACGCTTAACGAAGACAACGTGCGTACCGGCGATCTTAAAGGCTCTGCAACCACTCAAGAGTTCACCGACGCCATTATCCGTCGTTTAGCGGTATAACAGGTTCTCTTAAATCGGCCCTCGAGACATCAGGGCCGGTTCTTCAGTTTCTGTCTGCTTTTGGGTCCCACCTCTCTGCGCTTCACCGCAACCCTCTCCTGTTAGCGAATAGCCCTCGGCAACTTTGGCATGACTTCTTCAAAAATAAGCTATAAGTCATGGAAAATTCCTGGCATCTTGACCGCCCTGATTGAAATCAATCAAAAATTCCATTCGCGATAAATTGAAATTAACGTTCCATATCGCTAGCCTTTCTCAGACAATCTTCAGGATTTCCTCTGATATCCCCTATTGATTTCATATAAAAATCATAATGAGAAAGGAGTTACACATGCAAAAGGCCTTACATGGAATCTCTACCCATTACTCTAACGTGCTGACCGATGCGCGGATTGCCAAAGAAACGGGTTATGACAGCCTTGAGTTGCTGAGCAGCAAGCTGGTGCGTTATCTGGATAACGGCGGTACGACCTCTGCCCTGCGGCAAAAGGTCGAGGAATACGGGTTATCCGTGGGCTGCGTGAATGCCCTGCTTGAAATCGAACGTCATCAAGGCGCGGCCAGAGAGCAAATGCTTGCCGAAGCCACCCGCCTGACCCGCGCGGCGGCTGAGCTTGGCTGCCCCACCGTGCAGATTCTGGCGCTGGACGGTATCGACCATTTATCGGATGAAACGGTAATGGACATTATCACCGAAAATGTCGATGCCATCGCCCGGATTGGCCAGCAATACGGCGTGCGTTACCAGATAGAAGTGATTGCCTTCACCAAGTTCAAGACGCTGCAACAGGGACTGGAGGTCATACGTCGCGTGGGCCGCGACAACGTGGGAATGGTCATCGACTTCTGGCATCTTTATGCGTCGGGTTCCACGCCTGCCGACATCGCCAAATTAGACAAATCATTGATTTACGGCGTGCATTTTTGCGATGGTCGTCTGCCGAAGGTGGGTGAAGACTGGGATCAGCTGGTGTTGAGAAACTTTATGCCCGGCGAGGGTGAGCTGGATATTCAGGCCTGGACCGACGCTGTCAAGGCAACCGGCTATGACGGTCTGTGGTCGGCCGAACTCTTTAGCCCGAATCACTGGGAAGATGACCTGTACGAGATAGCCACCCGCTGTCGCGAAAATATGGAAAAATATCTGGGCCGTTAACGCAAGAGACGACTCTCATCCCCTGCGGGATGAGAGTGACGAACCTAATCAACCAATAGTAGAAGAAACGACATTGCCCGCCGTGTCATAAACGATGGTCATGACTTGACTCACCGGCTGGGTAGCGGGTGCGACAACATCTTCTACGACCGGTGCGGCGACGGTATTGACGGTGCTGCCCACGGTATTGGTGACGCAGCATAGTGCGGCGGCCAGAAGCCCCAGAGTGCCACCTGATACTTCCAGCGTTTCGGACTCAGACAATTCTCGATAAGATGCTTTCATTGCGTGTACTCCTATACGGATGCACTGAAATAGTCGAGTGAGCTCACGAGTTAACAGAATATAATTCTGTTGTATAGAGTGTAGTTCTGACCGCAACGTCCACCGAACAATGCCTAAAATTTGATAAAAAAATGCCTTATTCACTGAGAAATAAGGCATTATTTTTTACAGGTATTCCAGTAATCAGACAGACGAAGTCATAAAGTCCCCGCCCGTGTGCCGCGTTTAATGCTGGCCGAGTTGTGCAGGCAGTGACAGAAGCTGGCGAGTGTGCGCCGCATCTTCCACCGGCACGGCATCCGCCGCATTTCCCCAGCTATTGCGGATGTAGGTAGCCACCGCGGCTGTCTGTTCATCCGACAGCTTCCAGGCAAAGCTCGGCATTGCCCCACTGGTTGGATTGCCGACCGTGACCGCGCCGCGCCCGCCCTGCATCACCGTTGTCAGGATTGACGACGCATCGGGTGACAGAATGGCCGGATTCCCCGCCAGACTCGCCGCCAGATGCGGGATCCCCTTGCCGTCGCTGTTATGACACGCCGTGCAGTTCGCCTCATACACGTTGGCTCCCATCTTCATCTGGGCATTCCCGGCCGCCAGCGCTGCGGGTTGCGTGCGCCGTGACCCGGGTTGCGCTTTTAGATACGCGGCGATGGCGTGCAAATCCTTGTCCGTCAGATGCTGGGTCGAGTTAGTCACCGCTTCGGCCATAGCCCCCGAAGCCACTGCAACGTGATTGCTGCCGAGTTTCAGGTATTCAACGATTTGAGGCTCGCTCCAGCCTCCGATTCCGGTATAGGTATTGCCGGTGATTTCGGGCGCCCACCATTCGCCGAGATTACTGCCCTGCAGATAATCTCCGGTATCCCCGCCAATCAGATTCTTCGGCGTATGGCAGGCACCGCAGTGCTCAAGGCCCTCGACGAGATAGGCGCCGCGATTCCACTGCGCCGATTTTGTCAAATCCGGGGTAAAACCGCTGTTTTCGAAAAACAGCAGATTCCAGCCCATCATCGCCAGACGAATATTATACGGAAACGGAAGCTGGGTAGGAGGCACGCTGTTGTGCACGGGTTTTACGGAACGCATATAGAGCCAGAGATCGTGCATATCGCGATCGCTGACCTTCACATACGCGTTGTAGGGCATCGCCGGATACAGATTTTCGCCGTCGATGCCCTTTCCGTGACGCACCGCGCGGTAGAACTCCCGCTCCGTCCAGTTGCCGATCCCCGTTTTGGGGTCCGGCGTGATGTTGCTGGCAAAAATGCCGCCAAAAGGCGTGCTGATAGCATATCCGCCGGAAAACGCCTCTTTGCTGCCGGGTGCGGTATGACAGGCTACGCAGTCACCGGCAATCGCCACATAGCGACCTCGTTCCAGGGCCTTCTTTTCTTCACCGGTGAGCGGTTGCTTCATTTTTATCTGATTGTCGGCCACATTGTCCGCCGAAGTATTGCCGTTCTGATACAGCATCACACCGGCTATCACTGCCGCGACCGCCACCAGCCCACCCGCTATTTTTATTTTTTTCATCTTACACCTTCACCAGAGGGCCAGGATTTGGCAGGTATTGCTCGATAATGGCTTTAGCCGTCCACAGGCTCAGCGCGCCAATGGTTCCGGTCGGGTTGTAACCGGCGTTATTTGGAAAC
It encodes:
- a CDS encoding sugar phosphate isomerase/epimerase family protein produces the protein MQKALHGISTHYSNVLTDARIAKETGYDSLELLSSKLVRYLDNGGTTSALRQKVEEYGLSVGCVNALLEIERHQGAAREQMLAEATRLTRAAAELGCPTVQILALDGIDHLSDETVMDIITENVDAIARIGQQYGVRYQIEVIAFTKFKTLQQGLEVIRRVGRDNVGMVIDFWHLYASGSTPADIAKLDKSLIYGVHFCDGRLPKVGEDWDQLVLRNFMPGEGELDIQAWTDAVKATGYDGLWSAELFSPNHWEDDLYEIATRCRENMEKYLGR
- a CDS encoding c-type cytochrome translates to MKKIKIAGGLVAVAAVIAGVMLYQNGNTSADNVADNQIKMKQPLTGEEKKALERGRYVAIAGDCVACHTAPGSKEAFSGGYAISTPFGGIFASNITPDPKTGIGNWTEREFYRAVRHGKGIDGENLYPAMPYNAYVKVSDRDMHDLWLYMRSVKPVHNSVPPTQLPFPYNIRLAMMGWNLLFFENSGFTPDLTKSAQWNRGAYLVEGLEHCGACHTPKNLIGGDTGDYLQGSNLGEWWAPEITGNTYTGIGGWSEPQIVEYLKLGSNHVAVASGAMAEAVTNSTQHLTDKDLHAIAAYLKAQPGSRRTQPAALAAGNAQMKMGANVYEANCTACHNSDGKGIPHLAASLAGNPAILSPDASSILTTVMQGGRGAVTVGNPTSGAMPSFAWKLSDEQTAAVATYIRNSWGNAADAVPVEDAAHTRQLLSLPAQLGQH
- a CDS encoding isocitrate/isopropylmalate family dehydrogenase; translation: MAQLDNKIPATLIPGDGIGPEVVEATVKILDALGQPFEWDIQQAGVAGVEASGDPLPQATLDSIRKNRLALKGPLATPIGGGFRSSNVRLREEFELYANVRPARTLVPGRFEDIDLVLFRENLGGFYVSHEYYIPVGDDPKAVAVSTGMNTREGSKRIARYAFEYAIKNNRKKITIVHKANILKALTGIFLEAAREVAKEYEGRVEVDDMIVDACSMQLVLNPWRFDMLLCTNLVRRYSV
- a CDS encoding isocitrate/isopropylmalate family dehydrogenase, producing the protein MAPGANIGKDVAIFEAVHGTAPDIAGKNLANPISLLLAAAMMLDHVSLGDLATRLRTAIYETLNEDNVRTGDLKGSATTQEFTDAIIRRLAV